One genomic segment of Marinitoga sp. 38H-ov includes these proteins:
- a CDS encoding alpha/beta fold hydrolase has protein sequence MKQSLYILLIGLLIGILFISKPFILLIFSSILIFSISALGLNIISGYAGQISIGHGAFMAIGAYTTAYLSLNFNIPFLINLLIAILLSAILGLLIGLPALRLKGFYLAIATMAFGIAIEQLIGAIEPLGGHIGIRNIQPLIKNDFGMYIINLLFYVILTYFISKIVNSPIGLKYKMVRESEVASKAYGVNISYIKLHAFVISAVLGGISGTLYAHTLGYISPTDFGLATSLNLLAMIIIGGMSTIHGGLIGAFIITGLPFIFSRSSIPMSLIFGTLLIIFVLFFPRGIIYGLIVGFYKYFELPYVKFKKLYWRRKRMNEKYIEINNKKICYYENGNGKPVIMIHGNFASARWYQKVMDIEGFHTYAIDLPNFGRSDRIEKCDIDIYADYVKMFMDKLNIEKAIIVGHSLGGAVVQSLSYRYPEKSEKMILIDSAPIDGLKTPEEYYPILDMYKGNKTLLREALKGIMPENKDDRLLDELTNEALLMKEECFTGNARALERINYIELAKNYKNKVLFIVGKKDLLITEEMAKKTIKYLNGEIKVFDHIGHSIIVEDPELFKEVFVNF, from the coding sequence ATGAAACAATCATTATATATACTATTAATTGGCTTATTAATTGGTATTTTATTTATATCTAAACCATTTATATTACTTATTTTTTCTAGCATTTTAATTTTTTCAATATCAGCATTGGGATTAAATATAATCTCGGGTTATGCAGGACAAATCTCAATTGGACATGGCGCGTTTATGGCGATAGGCGCTTATACAACAGCTTATTTATCTTTAAATTTCAATATTCCTTTTTTAATTAATCTATTAATAGCCATATTACTTTCAGCAATTCTAGGATTATTAATAGGACTACCTGCTTTAAGATTAAAGGGTTTTTATTTAGCCATTGCTACAATGGCATTTGGTATTGCAATTGAACAATTAATAGGAGCTATAGAACCACTTGGAGGACATATAGGTATAAGAAATATTCAACCATTAATAAAAAATGATTTTGGAATGTATATTATAAACTTATTATTTTATGTAATTTTAACATATTTTATTTCAAAAATAGTTAATTCTCCAATAGGACTAAAATATAAGATGGTCAGGGAAAGCGAAGTTGCATCTAAAGCATATGGAGTAAATATATCATATATTAAATTACATGCATTTGTTATTAGCGCAGTATTAGGAGGTATATCTGGAACATTATATGCACATACATTAGGATATATATCTCCTACTGATTTTGGATTAGCTACTTCTTTAAACTTATTAGCTATGATAATAATTGGCGGTATGTCAACCATTCATGGAGGATTAATTGGTGCATTTATTATTACAGGATTACCTTTTATATTCTCTAGGTCTTCAATTCCAATGTCTTTAATTTTTGGTACATTATTAATAATTTTTGTATTATTCTTTCCAAGAGGAATTATTTATGGATTAATAGTAGGATTTTATAAGTATTTTGAACTGCCATATGTAAAATTTAAAAAATTATATTGGAGGCGAAAAAGAATGAATGAAAAATATATTGAAATTAACAATAAGAAAATTTGTTATTATGAAAATGGTAATGGAAAACCTGTTATAATGATACATGGAAATTTTGCATCTGCTAGATGGTATCAAAAGGTAATGGATATAGAAGGATTTCATACTTATGCTATAGACTTGCCAAATTTTGGTAGAAGTGATAGAATTGAAAAGTGTGATATTGATATTTATGCTGATTATGTAAAAATGTTTATGGATAAATTAAATATAGAAAAAGCTATTATTGTAGGGCACTCCTTGGGTGGTGCAGTTGTTCAATCTTTAAGCTATAGATATCCTGAAAAATCAGAAAAAATGATTTTAATTGATTCTGCACCTATAGATGGTTTGAAAACGCCAGAAGAATATTATCCTATATTGGATATGTATAAAGGCAATAAAACACTATTAAGAGAAGCATTAAAAGGTATTATGCCAGAAAATAAAGATGATAGATTGCTTGATGAATTGACTAATGAAGCACTTTTAATGAAAGAAGAATGTTTTACTGGAAATGCTCGTGCTTTAGAAAGAATAAACTATATAGAATTAGCAAAAAATTATAAAAATAAAGTTTTGTTTATTGTTGGTAAAAAAGATTTATTAATAACTGAAGAAATGGCTAAAAAAACAATCAAATACCTAAATGGTGAAATAAAAGTATTTGATCATATTGGACATTCTATTATTGTAGAAGATCCTGAATTATTTAAAGAGGTGTTTGTTAATTTTTAA
- a CDS encoding 3-oxoacyl-ACP synthase, which produces MNVGIMGIGTYIPNNYMTAEEISKKSGIPTDVIKEKFGVLKKPIPGPKDTTSYMGIEAAKNAIENAKITPEEIDLVIWNGGQHKDYPSWLAGLKVADTLGAKNAWSFDMESMCGSMMSGMEVARSMMIANEDINTVLLVSGYRNGDLINYNVKETSFMFDIGAGGAAIVLRKNFNRNVILGTAFKGDGSFSEDCVVEVGGTKKWPMEEKDVKSMHFVVRDVENFKEKLKEKTMPNFYYVIDKSLEKSKLTRKDINYLAILHFKRSAHYAVLDELGLNKHQSTYLENFGHIGQNDQILSIELGLKSGKIKDGDNIVMVGAGLGFVWASAVVKWGEFKG; this is translated from the coding sequence ATGAATGTTGGAATAATGGGAATTGGAACATATATACCAAATAATTATATGACGGCTGAGGAAATATCTAAAAAAAGTGGAATACCTACTGATGTTATTAAAGAAAAATTTGGAGTATTAAAAAAACCTATTCCCGGACCTAAAGATACAACTAGTTATATGGGAATAGAAGCTGCAAAAAACGCTATTGAAAATGCTAAAATAACTCCTGAAGAAATTGATTTAGTAATATGGAATGGAGGGCAACATAAAGATTATCCAAGCTGGTTAGCGGGTTTAAAAGTAGCAGATACTTTAGGAGCAAAAAACGCTTGGTCATTTGATATGGAATCCATGTGTGGCTCAATGATGTCTGGTATGGAAGTTGCTCGTTCAATGATGATTGCTAATGAAGATATTAATACTGTATTATTAGTAAGCGGTTATAGAAATGGAGATTTAATTAATTATAATGTAAAAGAAACGTCATTTATGTTTGATATAGGCGCTGGTGGTGCAGCAATTGTATTAAGAAAAAACTTTAATAGAAATGTTATATTAGGCACTGCATTTAAGGGAGATGGTTCTTTTTCTGAGGATTGTGTAGTTGAAGTTGGTGGGACAAAAAAATGGCCTATGGAAGAAAAAGATGTAAAGAGCATGCATTTTGTAGTAAGAGATGTTGAAAATTTTAAAGAAAAACTTAAAGAAAAAACAATGCCAAATTTTTATTATGTAATTGATAAATCTTTAGAAAAATCAAAATTAACTAGAAAAGATATAAATTATTTAGCTATTTTACATTTCAAACGTTCTGCGCATTATGCTGTATTAGATGAATTAGGATTAAATAAACATCAATCTACTTACCTTGAAAATTTTGGTCATATAGGGCAAAATGATCAAATATTATCTATAGAATTAGGTCTAAAATCTGGAAAAATTAAAGATGGTGACAATATAGTAATGGTTGGTGCAGGATTAGGATTTGTTTGGGCATCTGCGGTAGTTAAATGGGGAGAATTTAAGGGGTGA
- a CDS encoding acetyl-CoA hydrolase/transferase family protein — protein MWKDMYKNKLKSIEEVILSLPKKATIITGLASAEAQGLLENLHKYKNHFDKLKVVTCLNMKEYDFFMDKEYENTYENNSWFLSPPTRKAQKIGLNTVDFIPNNLHMAGTDKLMNEREEGNTIVFWGTVTPMHEKTGYLNLGISNVYELDVLENADMVILEVNNKFIWTHGETQVHISQANYIVENSWDIPELPIVEPTETEKVIAQYISELVNDGSTLQIGIGGIPNAVAKLLNHKKDLGIHTEMFTESMIDLFEAGAITNMKKTLWKGKFVCTFALGTKRMYEWLNNNPGVWIMRGRYVNDPYIIAKNDNMVSINTAITVDLSGQVCSESLGNRQYSGTGGQLDTHRGAVMSKNGKGIIALRSTAKNGSISTIIPMLPQGSYVTVPRQDLDFVVTEYGVAHLRGKSFRERVKAMINISHPDFRDDLKKEAKKLGYL, from the coding sequence ATGTGGAAAGATATGTATAAAAATAAGCTAAAATCTATTGAAGAGGTTATTTTATCTTTACCGAAAAAAGCTACTATAATAACTGGTTTAGCTTCTGCAGAAGCACAAGGGTTATTAGAAAATTTGCACAAATATAAAAATCATTTTGATAAATTAAAAGTTGTTACATGTTTAAATATGAAAGAATATGACTTTTTTATGGATAAAGAATATGAAAATACGTATGAAAATAATTCTTGGTTTTTAAGCCCACCTACAAGAAAAGCACAAAAAATAGGATTAAACACAGTTGATTTTATACCTAATAATTTACACATGGCAGGGACAGATAAATTAATGAATGAAAGAGAAGAAGGAAATACAATAGTTTTTTGGGGAACAGTTACTCCAATGCATGAAAAAACTGGGTATTTAAATTTAGGAATTTCAAATGTATATGAACTTGATGTTTTAGAAAATGCTGATATGGTTATTTTAGAAGTAAATAATAAATTTATTTGGACACACGGTGAAACACAAGTTCACATATCTCAAGCAAATTACATTGTTGAGAACTCATGGGATATACCTGAATTACCTATTGTTGAACCAACAGAAACTGAGAAAGTGATTGCTCAATATATTTCAGAATTAGTTAATGATGGTTCTACATTACAGATTGGTATAGGGGGTATTCCAAATGCTGTAGCAAAATTATTAAATCATAAAAAGGATTTGGGAATTCATACTGAAATGTTTACCGAATCAATGATAGATCTTTTTGAAGCTGGAGCTATAACTAATATGAAAAAAACATTGTGGAAAGGAAAATTTGTTTGTACATTTGCTTTAGGAACAAAAAGAATGTATGAATGGTTGAATAATAACCCTGGAGTTTGGATAATGAGAGGAAGATACGTTAATGATCCATATATAATAGCAAAAAATGATAATATGGTAAGCATTAATACTGCAATTACTGTAGACTTAAGTGGCCAAGTATGTTCAGAATCATTAGGGAATAGACAATATTCTGGTACTGGTGGTCAATTAGATACTCATAGAGGAGCTGTTATGAGCAAAAATGGAAAAGGGATAATTGCTTTAAGATCTACAGCAAAAAATGGATCAATATCTACTATTATACCAATGTTACCTCAAGGATCATATGTAACTGTACCTAGACAAGATTTAGATTTTGTAGTTACTGAATATGGTGTTGCACATTTAAGAGGAAAAAGTTTTAGAGAGAGAGTTAAAGCTATGATAAATATCTCTCATCCAGATTTTAGAGATGATTTAAAAAAAGAAGCCAAAAAATTAGGCTATTTATAA
- a CDS encoding branched-chain amino acid ABC transporter permease, giving the protein MLILQSIILGIPQGALYGLMAFGIALIFRSVGVMNFAHGHAGMISTFFAFTIYSITNNLIISIISALIFGFILGYVIDKILKPIKHISHGGMLIVTLGLLMIFEGLSVLIWGTEYQSFPVLFSGPPLIFNLGENILVMPINDLWITIISLSVAIIIALFLKFTKLGTAIRARSQDEIGAGVVGINIDKIDSIVWGIGIMLSALVGVLIAPKEYIHPNMMVNMQLYGFTAGVLGGFSSLFGAIFGGLLLGIIEKIVGMYISPDFQLSIVLALIIIMLVVKPSGIFSKGFEGRV; this is encoded by the coding sequence ATGTTAATATTACAAAGTATTATTTTAGGAATTCCTCAAGGTGCATTGTACGGATTAATGGCTTTTGGAATAGCATTGATATTCAGAAGTGTTGGTGTTATGAATTTTGCTCATGGTCACGCTGGAATGATTTCAACATTTTTTGCATTTACTATTTATTCAATTACTAACAATTTGATTATTTCAATAATTTCTGCTTTAATCTTTGGATTTATATTAGGATATGTTATTGATAAAATTTTAAAACCCATAAAACATATATCTCATGGTGGCATGTTAATTGTAACTTTGGGATTATTAATGATATTTGAAGGGTTAAGCGTTTTAATATGGGGAACAGAATATCAATCTTTTCCAGTATTATTTTCTGGACCTCCATTAATATTTAATTTAGGTGAAAATATTTTAGTTATGCCTATAAATGATTTATGGATAACAATAATTTCTCTTTCAGTAGCTATAATAATTGCGCTATTTTTAAAGTTTACTAAATTGGGTACAGCAATAAGAGCTAGATCTCAAGACGAAATAGGTGCTGGTGTTGTTGGAATTAATATTGATAAAATAGATTCAATAGTTTGGGGAATAGGAATTATGTTATCTGCATTAGTAGGTGTTTTAATTGCCCCAAAAGAATATATACATCCTAATATGATGGTTAATATGCAATTATACGGTTTTACAGCAGGAGTTTTAGGTGGATTTTCTAGTTTATTTGGAGCAATATTTGGAGGTTTACTATTAGGTATAATTGAAAAAATTGTTGGTATGTATATTTCTCCTGATTTTCAATTATCAATTGTATTAGCTTTAATTATCATAATGTTAGTTGTAAAACCTTCAGGGATATTTTCTAAAGGTTTCGAAGGGAGAGTTTAA
- a CDS encoding ABC transporter substrate-binding protein, whose product MKKVVLVVLSVIMMFGFVFAKDGVTDTEIKIGTFQAMSGPVAVIGQSVANGMNAYFNYVNENGGVYGRKINLIVADDQFNPAKTTVEVKRMIENDKVFALVGGLGTPGNLAVMDYVNEKRVPYVYQASGSSLLAIPPKKYIFPVQPNYTLEGNIVMNYLVKTKRAKKIAIVYRNDDAGKEFLNSALETLKDKYNMKPVETIAINPTANDFSTELTKLITKQPDAIAVMLFVPQSVNFVKQAKQYGLQKQKYVLTYSNSDISYILLGKKDVEGVEAMAWVNVDFSKPELKPFQIYQKYYNQMPNAYAIAGMIAAEVFVEGLQRAGKDLTREGLVKALESMNKWSGMLAHEITYKPYDTNDNTCRLGKQSMYVLRVRNGVWSQMTNWIYYEK is encoded by the coding sequence ATGAAAAAAGTAGTTTTAGTAGTTTTAAGTGTTATTATGATGTTTGGATTTGTTTTTGCAAAAGATGGAGTTACAGACACAGAAATAAAGATAGGAACATTCCAAGCAATGTCAGGACCTGTTGCAGTCATTGGACAAAGTGTCGCAAATGGTATGAATGCATATTTTAATTACGTCAATGAAAATGGCGGAGTTTACGGAAGAAAAATAAATTTAATAGTTGCTGATGACCAATTTAACCCTGCAAAAACAACAGTTGAAGTAAAAAGAATGATAGAAAACGATAAGGTATTTGCATTAGTAGGTGGTTTGGGAACTCCAGGAAATTTAGCTGTCATGGATTATGTTAATGAAAAGAGAGTGCCATATGTATATCAAGCAAGTGGTTCATCATTATTAGCAATTCCACCTAAAAAATATATTTTCCCTGTACAACCTAACTACACATTAGAAGGAAATATTGTTATGAATTATTTAGTAAAAACAAAAAGAGCTAAAAAAATTGCTATTGTATATAGAAATGATGATGCCGGTAAAGAATTTTTAAATTCCGCATTAGAAACTCTAAAAGATAAATATAATATGAAACCTGTAGAAACTATTGCTATTAATCCGACTGCAAATGATTTTTCAACAGAACTTACAAAATTAATTACAAAACAACCAGACGCTATTGCTGTTATGTTATTTGTTCCCCAATCTGTTAACTTTGTAAAACAAGCTAAACAATATGGATTACAAAAGCAAAAATATGTTTTAACTTATTCAAATTCAGATATTTCATATATTCTTTTAGGCAAAAAAGATGTTGAGGGCGTAGAGGCAATGGCATGGGTAAATGTGGATTTTTCAAAACCTGAATTAAAACCATTTCAAATTTATCAAAAATATTATAATCAAATGCCAAATGCATATGCAATAGCAGGTATGATTGCAGCAGAGGTTTTTGTAGAAGGATTACAAAGAGCTGGAAAAGATTTAACAAGAGAAGGTTTAGTTAAAGCTTTAGAAAGTATGAATAAATGGTCTGGAATGTTGGCTCATGAAATTACATATAAACCATATGATACAAATGATAATACATGTAGATTAGGAAAACAATCTATGTATGTTTTAAGAGTTCGAAACGGAGTTTGGTCACAAATGACAAATTGGATTTATTATGAAAAATAA
- a CDS encoding ABC transporter ATP-binding protein: protein MLEINNLIVNYGHVNAVKNISFKINKGEIVSILGANGAGKSSTLFGILKLVKCKRELIFNKENISKENTQKLVKRGIILCPENRRVFPGLNVEENLKMGSFIRGNEKNNLEKVYNLFPILKDRRKQFAGSLSGGEQQMLAVGRALMSNPEILMLDEPSLGLAPIIVDEIFNVLIQLKKEGISILLVEQNAMKALKISDRAYILETGKIVHSDNAKDMLNDEKIKKAYLGR, encoded by the coding sequence ATGCTTGAAATAAATAATTTAATTGTCAATTATGGTCATGTAAATGCTGTTAAAAATATATCTTTTAAGATAAATAAGGGTGAAATAGTTTCAATTTTAGGCGCAAACGGCGCAGGAAAATCTTCAACATTATTTGGTATTTTAAAATTAGTAAAATGTAAAAGAGAATTAATTTTTAACAAAGAAAATATTTCAAAAGAAAATACTCAAAAATTAGTAAAGAGAGGAATAATTCTTTGTCCGGAAAACAGAAGAGTTTTCCCCGGTTTAAATGTTGAAGAAAATTTAAAAATGGGAAGTTTCATTCGTGGAAATGAAAAAAATAATTTGGAAAAAGTATATAATCTTTTTCCAATTTTAAAGGATAGAAGAAAACAATTTGCCGGATCTTTATCTGGAGGAGAACAACAAATGCTTGCTGTAGGAAGAGCTTTAATGAGTAATCCGGAAATTTTAATGCTTGATGAACCATCTTTAGGACTTGCACCAATAATTGTTGATGAAATATTTAATGTATTAATTCAACTAAAAAAAGAAGGTATATCTATATTATTAGTAGAACAAAATGCTATGAAAGCTTTAAAAATAAGTGATAGAGCATATATTTTAGAAACAGGGAAAATAGTTCATTCAGATAATGCAAAGGATATGTTAAATGATGAAAAAATAAAAAAAGCTTATCTTGGTAGGTGA
- a CDS encoding ABC transporter ATP-binding protein yields MLEIKNVTVKFGGLTAVKNMSMEIEKGKIHSLIGPNGAGKTTLFNVITGVVKPIKGEVIYKEKNILKYNSEEIIYNGITRTFQNLQLFNFLNVYENIYSGIVHKFNGNIFQLINGKSKKFEKEIRIKILEVAELLGIKNRLSSYPTQLSYGILKRIEIARAIVSEPQLILFDEPAAGLNTEETNEIEDIFRLINKEKNITILLVEHDMNLVMNISDKITVMSFGEKIAEGTPNEIVNNEEVIKVYLGENENA; encoded by the coding sequence ATGCTTGAAATAAAAAATGTGACAGTAAAATTTGGTGGATTAACGGCAGTTAAAAATATGAGTATGGAAATAGAAAAAGGGAAAATACATTCCTTGATTGGACCAAATGGTGCTGGAAAAACAACATTATTTAATGTAATAACAGGAGTTGTAAAACCAATTAAAGGGGAAGTGATTTATAAAGAAAAAAATATATTGAAATATAATTCAGAAGAAATTATATACAACGGGATAACAAGAACATTTCAAAACTTGCAATTATTTAATTTTTTAAATGTATACGAAAATATTTATTCTGGAATTGTACATAAATTCAATGGAAATATTTTTCAATTGATAAATGGAAAATCAAAAAAATTTGAAAAAGAAATTAGAATAAAGATACTAGAAGTTGCTGAATTATTAGGAATAAAAAATAGATTATCATCTTATCCTACTCAACTTTCATATGGAATTTTAAAAAGAATTGAAATAGCTAGAGCTATTGTATCAGAACCTCAACTTATATTATTTGATGAACCAGCTGCTGGATTGAATACTGAGGAAACAAATGAAATCGAAGACATTTTTAGATTAATTAATAAAGAAAAAAATATAACAATATTATTAGTTGAGCACGATATGAATCTTGTAATGAATATTTCAGATAAAATAACTGTTATGAGTTTTGGAGAAAAAATAGCTGAAGGAACGCCTAATGAGATAGTTAATAATGAAGAAGTAATAAAAGTATATTTGGGGGAGAATGAAAATGCTTGA
- a CDS encoding TetR/AcrR family transcriptional regulator yields MKKNVKEKLIDSAIELFSKRWYETVSIAEICRNAGLSNGVFYNYFKNKQELFEYLLENLLKIFKKEFYNYNGSNKKEKLISFFEIVFEAAKKYKPLVTIFREGQYRFPKYEKELREIYIDILEKILEKEVDEVDYIYIIGSLRFLGIMSSYDWVNLDKYTFYDLMFNGIFYNNINHDLFNLNIEECLEQQINTKQLLINAGIELFSQKGYHKVKIFEITNYVGLAVGTFYIYFSSKEDFLKEIVRQISYKTRLFISKNIPKHLNRLEKEIVGIYLFLEFFSKNRNYYEIIRESEFVVKDEVKKYYEAFLNGYLNNLNDIKNDNKKIVSMFLMGISHYTGIEYLFENTFKDKKAFLLSLSNYLKDGINL; encoded by the coding sequence ATGAAAAAAAATGTAAAAGAAAAACTAATTGATTCAGCAATTGAATTATTTTCTAAACGATGGTATGAGACAGTATCAATAGCCGAAATATGTAGAAATGCAGGTTTATCAAACGGAGTATTTTATAATTATTTTAAAAATAAACAAGAATTATTTGAATATCTATTAGAAAATTTATTAAAAATTTTTAAAAAAGAATTCTATAATTATAATGGCTCAAATAAAAAAGAGAAATTAATATCATTTTTTGAAATTGTTTTTGAAGCTGCTAAAAAATATAAACCACTTGTTACTATATTCAGAGAAGGTCAATATAGATTTCCAAAATATGAAAAAGAATTAAGAGAAATATATATTGATATACTAGAAAAAATTCTTGAAAAAGAAGTTGATGAAGTTGATTATATTTATATTATAGGAAGTTTAAGATTTTTAGGAATTATGTCTTCATATGATTGGGTAAATTTAGATAAATATACATTTTATGATTTAATGTTTAATGGAATATTCTATAATAATATTAATCATGATTTATTTAATTTAAATATTGAAGAATGTTTAGAACAGCAAATAAATACAAAACAATTATTAATTAATGCTGGTATAGAACTTTTTAGCCAAAAAGGATATCATAAGGTTAAGATTTTTGAAATAACAAATTATGTTGGATTAGCAGTAGGAACTTTTTATATTTATTTCTCTAGCAAAGAAGATTTTTTAAAAGAAATTGTTAGACAGATAAGTTATAAAACAAGATTATTTATTTCTAAAAATATTCCTAAACATTTAAACAGATTAGAAAAGGAAATTGTTGGAATCTATCTATTTTTAGAATTTTTTTCAAAAAATAGAAATTATTATGAAATTATTAGAGAATCTGAGTTTGTAGTAAAAGATGAAGTAAAAAAATATTATGAAGCATTTTTAAATGGATATTTAAATAATTTAAATGATATAAAAAATGATAACAAAAAAATTGTCTCAATGTTTTTAATGGGAATCTCACATTATACAGGTATAGAGTATTTATTTGAAAATACTTTTAAAGATAAAAAAGCGTTTTTATTGTCTCTTTCTAATTATTTAAAAGACGGAATAAATTTATAA
- a CDS encoding LysE family transporter, whose product MNWIAFLSLVVIASWTPGPNNILSMAYSGKHGYKKTIPFLIGVGTGFFIILVLSGIFNYWLYKIIPKIKIIISAIGFLYLIYLAYMILKNSSHDISEKETSFLTYKTGVLMQFINPKAIFFAITLTGTFIIPAYNSIFALISISILLGIIAFLATSTWAIIGTLLNSFLSKYEKIFNFAMSILLIYSAFSILGIFN is encoded by the coding sequence ATGAATTGGATTGCTTTTTTGTCATTGGTTGTAATTGCTTCTTGGACACCAGGGCCAAATAATATATTATCTATGGCATATTCAGGAAAACATGGTTATAAAAAAACAATACCTTTTTTAATTGGTGTCGGAACAGGATTTTTTATTATTTTAGTTTTAAGTGGCATTTTCAACTATTGGTTATATAAAATAATACCTAAAATAAAAATAATTATTAGCGCTATAGGATTTTTGTATTTAATATATTTAGCTTATATGATTTTAAAAAATAGCTCTCATGATATTTCTGAAAAAGAAACTTCTTTTTTAACATATAAAACTGGTGTTTTAATGCAGTTTATTAATCCTAAAGCTATTTTTTTTGCTATTACACTTACTGGCACATTTATTATTCCTGCATATAATTCGATTTTTGCACTTATATCGATATCTATATTATTAGGCATTATTGCATTTTTAGCTACTTCTACTTGGGCTATAATAGGAACTTTACTTAATAGTTTTTTATCAAAATATGAAAAAATATTTAATTTTGCTATGTCAATATTACTTATATATTCTGCATTTTCAATTTTAGGCATTTTCAATTAA